The proteins below are encoded in one region of Juglans microcarpa x Juglans regia isolate MS1-56 chromosome 4D, Jm3101_v1.0, whole genome shotgun sequence:
- the LOC121260290 gene encoding LOW QUALITY PROTEIN: flavanone 3-dioxygenase 3 (The sequence of the model RefSeq protein was modified relative to this genomic sequence to represent the inferred CDS: substituted 1 base at 1 genomic stop codon), which translates to MAGDHQSSSSFSTGKSAQERGLSYVLDCYVVPAPQRESLHSXAAKVPVVDLAELRQGPARRSVVIEDIRNACQRLGFFQIVNHGICQSVLDGALSSAFDFFKLPTGEKMKFMSNDVRKPVRYATSLKDGIDKVQFWRDLLKHYANPLEDWIDAWPANPPSYREKMGNYSTEVRKLGLDLMGAITEGLGLGSTYLSDKMDKGMQVMAVNCYPPCPEPDISLGLPPHSDYSCLTIVLQSSRGLEIMDKDDGEWGAVEQLQGALQVHAGDHLEVLSNGFYKSVVHRASLNPDRTRISIASLQSLGMDELMKPAKKLVDEQHPKGYKESSFRDVLDFLSKNDIGEGKSFIDTLKMKG; encoded by the exons ATGGCGGGTGATCATCAAAGTTCGAGCTCATTCTCGACAGGAAAGAGTGCACAAGAGAGAGGCTTGTCGTACGTCCTCGATTGTTACGTGGTTCCAGCCCCACAACGAGAGAGTTTACACTCATAGGCCGCCAAAGTTCCCGTTGTTGATTTGGCTGAGTTGAGACAGGGTCCAGCTCGACGGTCTGTCGTTATCGAAGACATTCGAAATGCTTGCCAGCGTTTGGGTTTCTTCCAG ATCGTCAACCATGGCATTTGCCAATCGGTGCTGGACGGAGCTCTTTCTTCAGCATTCGATTTCTTTAAGTTGCCAACCGGAGAGAAGATGAAGTTCATGTCCAACGACGTTCGCAAGCCGGTGAGGTATGCGACAAGTCTCAAGGATGGGATCGACAAGGTGCAGTTTTGGAGGGACCTCCTTAAGCATTATGCGAATCCCTTGGAGGACTGGATCGATGCATGGCCTGCTAATCCACCGAGTTACAG GGAAAAAATGGGGAATTATTCTACGGAGGTGAGAAAGCTTGGCTTAGACCTAATGGGAGCAATCACCGAGGGTTTGGGCTTAGGTTCAACATACTTGAGCGACAAAATGGACAAAGGAATGCAAGTCATGGCAGTCAACTGCTACCCACCGTGTCCAGAACCGGATATTTCACTTGGGTTACCGCCTCATTCCGACTACAGCTGCTTAACCATTGTCCTCCAGAGCTCAAGGGGCCTCGAAATCATGGACAAGGATGACGGAGAATGGGGAGCAGTCGAGCAACTTCAAGGTGCCCTACAAGTGCATGCGGGCGACCATCTTGAGGTACTGAGCAATGGCTTTTACAAGAGTGTGGTGCATAGGGCTTCACTCAATCCTGACAGGACTAGAATCTCCATTGCTAGCCTACAAAGTTTGGGCATGGATGAGCTGATGAAGCCCGCCAAAAAGCTTGTGGATGAACAACATCCGAAGGGGTATAAAGAAAGTAGTTTCAGAGATGTTCTAGATTTTCTCTCCAAAAATGACATTGGGGAGGGAAAGAGTTTCATTGACACGCTTAAGATGAAGGGATAA
- the LOC121260954 gene encoding GTP-binding protein YPTM2-like: protein MNPEYDYLFKLLLIGDSGVGKSCLLLRFADDSYLDSYISTIGVDFKIRTVEQDGKTIKLQIWDTAGQERFRTITSSYYRGAHGIIIVYDVTDQESFNNVKQWLSEIDRYASENVNKLLVGNKSDLTANKVVSYETAKAFADEIGIPFMETSAKNSNNVEQAFMAMAADIKNRMASQPMNNVRAPTVQIRGQPVNQKSGCCSS, encoded by the exons ATGAATCCTGAATA TGACTATCTGTTCAAGCTTTTGCTTATTGGAGACTCTGGTGTTGGCAAATCATGTCTTCTTCTGAGATTTGCT GATGATTCGTACTTGGACAGTTACATTAGCACAATTGGAGTTGACTTT AAAATACGCACAGTGGAGCAAGATGGGAAGACGATAAAACTTCAAATT TGGGATACTGCAGGACAAGAGCGATTTAGGACAATCACCAGTAGCTATTACCGTGGAGCACATGGCATTAta ATAGTTTATGATGTGACAGACCAAGAGAGCTTTAATAATGTTAAGCAATGGTTGAGTGAAATTGACCGATATGCTAGTGAGAACGTAAACAAGCTTCTGGTTGGTAACAAAAGTGACCTTACTGCTAATAAAGTTGTGTCCTACGAAACCGCCAAG GCTTTTGCGGATGAAATTGGCATTCCATTTATGGAGACGAGTgctaaaaattctaataatgtGGAGCAGGCATTTATGGCCATGGCTGCTGACATCAAGAATAG GATGGCGAGTCAACCAATGAACAATGTGAGAGCACCAACAGTGCAGATACGAGGACAACCTGTTAACCAGAAGTCTGGCTGCTGCTCTTCTTAG
- the LOC121260951 gene encoding uncharacterized protein LOC121260951 translates to MYRSASWSRVSDGDDYFKHGPSPSTKESPSMQRLTGSFESNNELPVYDPIAELAKKERARVKFAENAVHVIPFVLLLCATVLWFFSNPEVDVGIRGDSAAARIEGLTLEGEFDTDSDGTQTGALPIVDFGDIDSPKQLEGRKGPIKLALRSFK, encoded by the exons atgtataGATCGGCGAGCTGGAGCCGCGTCTCTGACGGCGACGATTACTTTAAGCATGGACCCTCACCTTCGACGAAGGAGTCGCCGAGCATGCAGAGATTGACAGGTTCGTTTGAAAGCAATAATGAGTTGCCTGTCTATGACCCTATCGCGGAGTTGGCTAAGAAAGAGAGGGCACGCGTCAAGTTTGCAGAGAATGCCGTGCATGTCATACCCTTTGTCCTGCTTCTCTGCGCCACTGTTCTCTGGTTCTTCTCTAATCCGG AAGTGGATGTGGGAATCAGAGGAGATTCAGCAGCGGCAAGAATCGAAGGATTGACACTCGAAGGAGAATTTGATACTGATAGTGATGGCACTCAAACGGGTGCTTTGCCGATAGTCGATTTTGGGGATATAGACTCACCGAAACAACTCGAAGGTCGCAAGGGTCCAATCAAATTGGCCCTCAGATCTTTCAAATGA
- the LOC121260856 gene encoding peptide methionine sulfoxide reductase-like, producing the protein MNILNKLGFGSGSPRATQSTADASIPQGLDEEAPAPGQQFAQFGAGCFWGVELAFQRVSGVTKTEVGYSQGFLHNPSYEDVCSGTTNHSEVVRVQFDPKECSFDSLLDAFWARHDPTTLNRQGNDVGTQYRSGIYFYTPEQEKAARESLERQQKLLNRKIVTEILPAKKFYQAEEYHQQYLEKGGRFGFKQSTAKGCNDPIRCYG; encoded by the exons ATGAACATCTTGAACAAGCTCGGCTTCGGCTCCGGCTCCCCGAGGGCCACTCAATCCACAGCAGATGCGTCGATTCCGCAGGGCCTGGACGAAGAAGCTCCGGCACCGGGCCAGCAGTTCGCGCAGTTCGGGGCGGGTTGCTTCTGGGGCGTTGAGCTGGCCTTCCAGAGAGTTTCTGGCGTCACCAAGACTGAGGTCGGGTATAGCCAGGGCTTCCTGCACAATCCCAGCTACGAGGACGTGTGCTCGGGAACCACCAACCACTCCGAGGTCGTCAGAGTCCAGTTCGACCCCAAGGAGTGCAGCTTCGATTCTCTGCTTGACGCGTTCTGGGCCAGGCATGACCCAACCACGCTCAATCGGCAG GGGAATGATGTGGGGACACAGTACAGATCCGGTATATACTTCTACACGCCTGAGCAAGAGAAGGCAGCGAGAGAGTCTCTGGAGCGTCAGCAGAAGCTCTTGAACAGGAAGATTGTGACTGAGATTCTGCCTGCCAAAAAGTTCTACCAAGCAGAGGAATACCATCAGCAGTACCTTGAGAAAGGTGGCCGCTTTGGCTTTAAACAGTCTACTGCCAAAGGCTGCAATGATCCGATCCGATGCTATGGCTAA
- the LOC121259142 gene encoding stellacyanin produces the protein MAKQLQVFVLVALSLALTCTATTYVVGDNSGWDISTDLDSWAKGKTFFVGDVLLFQFSSSNSLEEVTKENFNNCNTTNVLKSYTNGNTTVTLSKPGPRYFISGNKLYCLGGMKLQLNVKDNNQEYSPAGAPLPADGSNQGGDALPRPSTKSNVPISSGVVHGGWHALVSVCLGFMVTVLWVVQMI, from the exons ATGGCGAAGCAGCTTCAGGTTTTTGTTCTTGTCGCGCTCAGCCTGGCTTTGACATGCACAGCCACGACGTACGTGGTGGGGGATAACTCTGGCTGGGACATAAGCACTGACCTTGATTCGTGGGCCAAGGGCAAGACATTTTTCGTTGGCGACGTTCTAC TGTTCCAGTTTTCTTCATCTAATAGTCTAGAGGAAGTGACGAAAGAAAATTTCAACAACTGCAACACGACCAATGTATTGAAATCCTATACAAACGGGAACACAACCGTTACATTGTCAAAACCTGGTCCCAGGTATTTCATATCTGGAAACAAATTATATTGCCTTGGAGGGATGAAGCTCCAGCTAAATGTAAAAGACAACAATCAAGAATATTCTCCAGCCGGTGCACCTCTACCGGCAGATGGTTCAAACCAGGGGGGTGATGCTCTTCCACGGCCTTCTACAAAGAGCAACGTGCCAATTTCAAGCGGAGTTGTGCATGGCGGATGGCATGCCCTTGTGTCAGTTTGTCTAGGTTTTATGGTTACTGTGTTATGGGTGGTGCAAATGATCTAA